Proteins from a genomic interval of Narcine bancroftii isolate sNarBan1 chromosome 12, sNarBan1.hap1, whole genome shotgun sequence:
- the cdr2b gene encoding cerebellar degeneration-related protein 2 isoform X2, translated as MSCLNSAKKSDDLHLAAELGKALLDRNTELEEALQQMYGTNQEQLQEIEYLTKQVEFLRQMNEQHTKVYEQLDGTTRELEVTNQKLVMEIKASESKIASLTETVESLHSHVDELQQQIEDLQSSVREETEEQRRAAQSFPCLKELYNFRKLLAHDQAVAEERERLRRSVAALRNQLEAERRRTNELEQERRWVESEKVSLERGVASLQESGRRLAELEGSVAELRRRCAEPHHLAAGLLHGLLLFPERDIDEPLCDEPPDSLPADDPVQGHERTCIRRAEAVRRRGVSLLNEVDEQYSALQLKYNELLSRCQNPGDTCSHKAVQTPGPLEQARNVLGPEPVVPGTQPAAPCSDTQPEYKLLFQEIFNCIQRTKEEIEESRSRYKPVCWQKTRAVGLQLQE; from the exons ATGTCCTGCCTGAACTCGGCCAAGAAATCTGACG ACCTGCACCTGGCAGCAGAACTGGGCAAAGCCCTGCTGGACCGGAACACTGAGCTGGAGGAGGCACTTCAGCAGATGTACGGCACCAACCAGGAGCAGCTGCAGGAGATTGAG TACCTCACAAAACAGGTGGAGTTCCTCCGGCAGATGAACGAGCAGCACACCAAGGTTTACGAGCAGCTGGATGGCACCACACGGGAGCTGGAAGTGACCAATCAGAAACTGGTGATGGAAATCAAAGCGTCGGAGAGCAAGATAGCGAG CCTGACAGAGACTGTCGAAAGCCTCCACTCCCACGTGGATGAGCTGCAGCAGCAGATCGAGGACCTTCAGAGCAGCGTCCGGGAGGAGACGGAGGAACAACGCAGGGCAGCGCAGAGCTTCCCCTGCCTCAAGGAGCTGTACAACTTTAGGAA GTTGCTGGCCCATGACCAGGCTGTGGCGGAGGAGCGGGAGCGGCTGCGGCGGAGTGTGGCTGCACTGCGGAACCAGCTGGAAGCCGAGCGCAGGCGTACCAACGAGCTGGAGCAGGAGCGGCGCTGGGTGGAGAGCGAGAAGGTCAGCCTGGAGCGTGGCGTGGCCAGCCTGCAGGAGTCCGGCCGCCGGCTGGCCGAGCTGGAGGGCAGCGTGGCTGAGCTGCGGCGCCGGTGCGCTGAGCCCCACCACCTCGCCGCCGGcctgctgcatggcctgctgctCTTCCCAGAGCGCGACATAGACGAGCCGCTGTGCGACGAACCACCCGACAGCCTGCCAGCTGACGACCCAGTGCAGGGCCACGAACGGACATGCATCAGGCGGGCGGAGGCGGTGCGTCGGCGGGGAGTGTCGCTGCTTAATGAGGTGGATGAGCAGTACAGTGCGCTGCAGCTGAAATACAACGAGCTGCTGAGCCGCTGCCAGAACCCCGGCGACACCTGTAGCCACAAGGCGGTACAGACCCCTGGCCCCCTGGAGCAGGCTCGGAATGTCCTGGGTCCCGAACCTGTTGTCCCTGGAACCCAACCCGCTGCCCCCTGCAGCGACACTCAACCCGAGTACAAACTGCTCTTCCAGGAGATCTTCAACTGCATCCAGAGGACGAAAGAAGAGATAGAAGAAAGCAGGTCGAGATACAAACCTGTCTGCTGGCAGAAGACAAGGGCAGTAGGGCTTCAACTGCAGGAGTAG
- the cdr2b gene encoding cerebellar degeneration-related protein 2 isoform X3 — protein sequence MYGTNQEQLQEIEYLTKQVEFLRQMNEQHTKVYEQLDGTTRELEVTNQKLVMEIKASESKIASLTETVESLHSHVDELQQQIEDLQSSVREETEEQRRAAQSFPCLKELYNFRKLLAHDQAVAEERERLRRSVAALRNQLEAERRRTNELEQERRWVESEKVSLERGVASLQESGRRLAELEGSVAELRRRCAEPHHLAAGLLHGLLLFPERDIDEPLCDEPPDSLPADDPVQGHERTCIRRAEAVRRRGVSLLNEVDEQYSALQLKYNELLSRCQNPGDTCSHKAVQTPGPLEQARNVLGPEPVVPGTQPAAPCSDTQPEYKLLFQEIFNCIQRTKEEIEESRSRYKPVCWQKTRAVGLQLQE from the exons ATGTACGGCACCAACCAGGAGCAGCTGCAGGAGATTGAG TACCTCACAAAACAGGTGGAGTTCCTCCGGCAGATGAACGAGCAGCACACCAAGGTTTACGAGCAGCTGGATGGCACCACACGGGAGCTGGAAGTGACCAATCAGAAACTGGTGATGGAAATCAAAGCGTCGGAGAGCAAGATAGCGAG CCTGACAGAGACTGTCGAAAGCCTCCACTCCCACGTGGATGAGCTGCAGCAGCAGATCGAGGACCTTCAGAGCAGCGTCCGGGAGGAGACGGAGGAACAACGCAGGGCAGCGCAGAGCTTCCCCTGCCTCAAGGAGCTGTACAACTTTAGGAA GTTGCTGGCCCATGACCAGGCTGTGGCGGAGGAGCGGGAGCGGCTGCGGCGGAGTGTGGCTGCACTGCGGAACCAGCTGGAAGCCGAGCGCAGGCGTACCAACGAGCTGGAGCAGGAGCGGCGCTGGGTGGAGAGCGAGAAGGTCAGCCTGGAGCGTGGCGTGGCCAGCCTGCAGGAGTCCGGCCGCCGGCTGGCCGAGCTGGAGGGCAGCGTGGCTGAGCTGCGGCGCCGGTGCGCTGAGCCCCACCACCTCGCCGCCGGcctgctgcatggcctgctgctCTTCCCAGAGCGCGACATAGACGAGCCGCTGTGCGACGAACCACCCGACAGCCTGCCAGCTGACGACCCAGTGCAGGGCCACGAACGGACATGCATCAGGCGGGCGGAGGCGGTGCGTCGGCGGGGAGTGTCGCTGCTTAATGAGGTGGATGAGCAGTACAGTGCGCTGCAGCTGAAATACAACGAGCTGCTGAGCCGCTGCCAGAACCCCGGCGACACCTGTAGCCACAAGGCGGTACAGACCCCTGGCCCCCTGGAGCAGGCTCGGAATGTCCTGGGTCCCGAACCTGTTGTCCCTGGAACCCAACCCGCTGCCCCCTGCAGCGACACTCAACCCGAGTACAAACTGCTCTTCCAGGAGATCTTCAACTGCATCCAGAGGACGAAAGAAGAGATAGAAGAAAGCAGGTCGAGATACAAACCTGTCTGCTGGCAGAAGACAAGGGCAGTAGGGCTTCAACTGCAGGAGTAG
- the cdr2b gene encoding cerebellar degeneration-related protein 2 isoform X1 produces the protein MLTDRMMEEFDLREESWCQQQRNMEQDLHLAAELGKALLDRNTELEEALQQMYGTNQEQLQEIEYLTKQVEFLRQMNEQHTKVYEQLDGTTRELEVTNQKLVMEIKASESKIASLTETVESLHSHVDELQQQIEDLQSSVREETEEQRRAAQSFPCLKELYNFRKLLAHDQAVAEERERLRRSVAALRNQLEAERRRTNELEQERRWVESEKVSLERGVASLQESGRRLAELEGSVAELRRRCAEPHHLAAGLLHGLLLFPERDIDEPLCDEPPDSLPADDPVQGHERTCIRRAEAVRRRGVSLLNEVDEQYSALQLKYNELLSRCQNPGDTCSHKAVQTPGPLEQARNVLGPEPVVPGTQPAAPCSDTQPEYKLLFQEIFNCIQRTKEEIEESRSRYKPVCWQKTRAVGLQLQE, from the exons ATGCTGACCGACCGCATGATGGAGGAGTTCGACCTGCGGGAGGAGTCCTGGTGCCAGCAGCAGCGGAACATGGAGCAGG ACCTGCACCTGGCAGCAGAACTGGGCAAAGCCCTGCTGGACCGGAACACTGAGCTGGAGGAGGCACTTCAGCAGATGTACGGCACCAACCAGGAGCAGCTGCAGGAGATTGAG TACCTCACAAAACAGGTGGAGTTCCTCCGGCAGATGAACGAGCAGCACACCAAGGTTTACGAGCAGCTGGATGGCACCACACGGGAGCTGGAAGTGACCAATCAGAAACTGGTGATGGAAATCAAAGCGTCGGAGAGCAAGATAGCGAG CCTGACAGAGACTGTCGAAAGCCTCCACTCCCACGTGGATGAGCTGCAGCAGCAGATCGAGGACCTTCAGAGCAGCGTCCGGGAGGAGACGGAGGAACAACGCAGGGCAGCGCAGAGCTTCCCCTGCCTCAAGGAGCTGTACAACTTTAGGAA GTTGCTGGCCCATGACCAGGCTGTGGCGGAGGAGCGGGAGCGGCTGCGGCGGAGTGTGGCTGCACTGCGGAACCAGCTGGAAGCCGAGCGCAGGCGTACCAACGAGCTGGAGCAGGAGCGGCGCTGGGTGGAGAGCGAGAAGGTCAGCCTGGAGCGTGGCGTGGCCAGCCTGCAGGAGTCCGGCCGCCGGCTGGCCGAGCTGGAGGGCAGCGTGGCTGAGCTGCGGCGCCGGTGCGCTGAGCCCCACCACCTCGCCGCCGGcctgctgcatggcctgctgctCTTCCCAGAGCGCGACATAGACGAGCCGCTGTGCGACGAACCACCCGACAGCCTGCCAGCTGACGACCCAGTGCAGGGCCACGAACGGACATGCATCAGGCGGGCGGAGGCGGTGCGTCGGCGGGGAGTGTCGCTGCTTAATGAGGTGGATGAGCAGTACAGTGCGCTGCAGCTGAAATACAACGAGCTGCTGAGCCGCTGCCAGAACCCCGGCGACACCTGTAGCCACAAGGCGGTACAGACCCCTGGCCCCCTGGAGCAGGCTCGGAATGTCCTGGGTCCCGAACCTGTTGTCCCTGGAACCCAACCCGCTGCCCCCTGCAGCGACACTCAACCCGAGTACAAACTGCTCTTCCAGGAGATCTTCAACTGCATCCAGAGGACGAAAGAAGAGATAGAAGAAAGCAGGTCGAGATACAAACCTGTCTGCTGGCAGAAGACAAGGGCAGTAGGGCTTCAACTGCAGGAGTAG